The Leptospira neocaledonica DNA window AATACAATTGGAGCCCTTACTGAATGGATAGATTCTCGCAAAGAGATCAACGAGGACAGAAAGGTAGAAGCATATATCCAATGGGTCGCTCAGGATTATACTGATTTCGTAAGACTGAGGCCTTGGTACGAATATCCTTTCTATTCTAAATTTTCGGAATTCATTGGGATAGAAGACGGAAATAGTGCCGGAAGGATCAGAAGATGGGAGAGAAAGATTTTTTTCTCAATGGAACTTCTTGCGAAAGCTGGATATGGATGGTTGATCGGTTTAGGGACTGGAGCCGTTTACGAACCTGAGAATTTTCATATTCTTGCCTGGGCCGATGAAAACGGTCTCGGAAAAATTATCTCAATTCCAAGATATGAACCTTTTACAAAAGAAGTTCCTGTTTTAGTAGAGAAGGGAATTTCATTCAAGGAAATCGCAGGTAATAAAAAAATCGTTATGACGGTAGTTTCTCCAGAAGACCAAAACTGGGAGGATCAAAAAATCCTCTCGTCTTGGTCTGTGCTTACCGAACCCGGCAAAAAAAGGACGGCATTAATTTTGCCGGTAGATCAACTACATTTGATGATACTATATTGTAAGCAGAACGGAATCTTAATAGATCATATATTTGATTATTAGAATATATGATCTATGCCGCTTTACGCATCCTTTTCAAAATAGAGTTCTCGAAAGCCTTATATGCATAGTGTTGTAATGTAAGAATAAACGATGCACCTTGACCAACTGGGAAGTTGAATTTCGGATCCTTTTGGTCTATGATTTTTAAGACTGTATTAACGACAGGTTCCGGAGTAGGAGCCTTATCGAATGTTTCTTTTGAGAATGCAGCAGTTTGTTTTCTAAGTAGATCGTAATCGTCAATTTTTACTTTGGATCTAACTGCACTATCGCCTATATTGGTTTTGAAACCCATTGGCTCAACCATACTAACTTTAATGTTGAAGTCATTTAACTCAAAACGTAAAACTTTAAAGTACCCTTCTAAAGAATGTTTTGAAGCTGAATAATAGGCAACTGTAGGAAGACCAATTAAGCCTAGAATAGATCCTACTGTGATAATCTTTCCATGCCTTTGTTTCCTAAAATAAGGTAATAGCTGGTTGGTAAGTTTAACCGTTCCCCAAAAATTGGTCTCGAATTGTTGCCTTCCAAGCTCGATAGGAGTTTCTTCGGCAAGACCCGATACCAAATAACCTGCGTTATTTATCAGAACATCCAAACTTTCTATCTGACTAAAAAGCCGTTTCGTAAAGGACTCGATCGATTTGTCTGAAGAAATATCTAATTCTAATAATTTAAAAGGTAAGTTGTATTTTTCAGGATTGCGGCTTGTTCCGATAACAGTATGGCCGCTCTGGTGAAGTTTATTGGCAAGAAGGAGCCCAATACCTGAAGAAGCTCCAGTAACTAAAATTGTTTGTTTCATCTTTGATCCTCTTAGTCCTATATTGGACTCAATTTGCTTGCAATTTGCAAGTAAATATAGGAGACGAAAAAATACTTGTTTTTTGCAAGCACTTTTAAAAATAAAATTTATGTCAGTGGGTAAAAAAAGATCGGATTGTCCGATTAGCTGCTCCCTGGATATCTGGGGGGACAAATGGTCTCTTCTCATTATCAGGGATATTATGTTCAACAAAAAAGGAACTTACGGAGACTTCCTGAAGTCGGATGAGGGTATCGCTACAAATATTTTGGCATCCAGACTTCAGTCATTGGAAGAAAACGGTTTGATCGAAAAATCGGATCATCCGGATAGCAAAGCTAAAGTTCTATACAGGCTCACGCAAAAGGGAATCGATCTGCTGCCCGTATTTTTTGAGATCTATATTTGGGCGGAGAAGTATTTTGATATTCCGAAAGAAATAAAAGCCGCATTGAAAGAGGCAAAAAAGGACAAGGAATCCTTTATTAGATCGAAGGTGAAAGAATTGAGAAAGTGATTGTTGTAGAAAGTTGTTTAGAACCCGAAATACTTTGATTCAAAATCATTCGGCTCAAACGCTTCTACTTTAGGAATTAAGTTTGTTTGTAGATTTGCTTCAATATCGATGAGTATGCAGTTTGATAAGAAGAGCGGTAGTAGGAGTATATTTATGAAAATTTTTGCTGTTTCCATACACTGCATGGTAATAGCATAAAAGTGTCTAACTTAGTATCTTAAAAGTAAAATTTTAAGCCAATTATCCTAACTTCTTACCATCTGAACTTTCAGCTTAATTGCTTTCTTAGACCTCGTAGCCTTTTTCTTAGAAAGAGAAAGTTTCGAGTAAGTCATCTCCAAAGAATCCGTAACATCTTCCCAGGTACAGGAGGCTGCGATTTTTCTTGCAGCAAGTCCCAGTCGAGAGGCCAATTTTTTATTTTCCGCTAAGAGGCAGGACTGTTCAATAAACTCTTCTTCTTTGTCGAAACCACAGAGTAAGGCAGACTTACCATGTTTGAGATGTTGGTTCGCGGCAGCGTAGTCATAAGCTACGATAGGAAGTCCGGATGCCATCGCTTCTACGATCACATTCCCGAAAGTTTCTGTGAGGCTTGAGAAAAGAAATAGGTCTCCAGTAGCGTAATGTTCTGCCAGCTCTTTTCCTTTTCTCATTCCTCTGAATATGAAATCAGGATTTTCCTTTTGCAGTTTTTCTTTGGAAGGTCCATCTCCCACTAAGATTAATTTTGCATTTGGAACTCTTGTTTGGAGTCTGCGGAATGTTCTTACTAATAGATCCAGATTTTTTTCAGGAGCCAATCTTCCTACGTATAGAACTCCAAGTTCAGAAGGTTTTAATCCCCATTCCGTTTTTAATTTGGAATTTCTACGAGCTGGGTGAAATAGATCAGAATCAATCCCTCTGGAAACCACTTGCACATTCGTGTATCCTTGTTCCGTTAGTTGCTCTCTTATTTGAGCGG harbors:
- a CDS encoding glycosyltransferase family 4 protein, giving the protein MLPSTYISSYPKAGPFRILVVTETFPPEINGVAKTLHRMLGDLLQRGHEIILVRPKQGHNDYATASGNYREVLVRGAKIPLYEDLRFGFPEKYLLRRLIELEKPDIVHVVTEGPLGWSAVRAARHVGIPIISDFRTNFHAYAKYYKFGFAGKLVHNYLKGLHNRTQMTLVPTAQIREQLTEQGYTNVQVVSRGIDSDLFHPARRNSKLKTEWGLKPSELGVLYVGRLAPEKNLDLLVRTFRRLQTRVPNAKLILVGDGPSKEKLQKENPDFIFRGMRKGKELAEHYATGDLFLFSSLTETFGNVIVEAMASGLPIVAYDYAAANQHLKHGKSALLCGFDKEEEFIEQSCLLAENKKLASRLGLAARKIAASCTWEDVTDSLEMTYSKLSLSKKKATRSKKAIKLKVQMVRS
- a CDS encoding SDR family oxidoreductase; this encodes MKQTILVTGASSGIGLLLANKLHQSGHTVIGTSRNPEKYNLPFKLLELDISSDKSIESFTKRLFSQIESLDVLINNAGYLVSGLAEETPIELGRQQFETNFWGTVKLTNQLLPYFRKQRHGKIITVGSILGLIGLPTVAYYSASKHSLEGYFKVLRFELNDFNIKVSMVEPMGFKTNIGDSAVRSKVKIDDYDLLRKQTAAFSKETFDKAPTPEPVVNTVLKIIDQKDPKFNFPVGQGASFILTLQHYAYKAFENSILKRMRKAA
- a CDS encoding winged helix-turn-helix transcriptional regulator; this translates as MSVGKKRSDCPISCSLDIWGDKWSLLIIRDIMFNKKGTYGDFLKSDEGIATNILASRLQSLEENGLIEKSDHPDSKAKVLYRLTQKGIDLLPVFFEIYIWAEKYFDIPKEIKAALKEAKKDKESFIRSKVKELRK